The DNA segment ATAGGAGCGAACATGTTTGATTGGTTTAAAAAGAAAGAACAACAACCTGAGCCGCTTAGTGCTCCTGAAGTTCTAGGGATGCGACTAGGTGGTGCTATAGAGTTAGACGACCTCAAGTTTCGCTTAATAGAAGAGTATCTGACAATAGAAGGTGCCGCTCGAACTCAGCTTATTAAAGCAGTTGGGGAAGTAAAATTAGATGGTCAAACGAGGTTGTTACGATTCTATACTGATGACGATGGCTACTTTCAGGTGCTACAAAACGGTAAAACAGACGCCGATGTATCGGAAGTGAAACTGGTTTATTTTTATGAAACAAAACCGGTAGACAGTGATAAGCAGTGGGAACATTGGCTTGCCACCGAGTTGGTTTTACCAAATAAAAAACTTGATGA comes from the Vibrio sp. DW001 genome and includes:
- a CDS encoding YjfK family protein — its product is MFDWFKKKEQQPEPLSAPEVLGMRLGGAIELDDLKFRLIEEYLTIEGAARTQLIKAVGEVKLDGQTRLLRFYTDDDGYFQVLQNGKTDADVSEVKLVYFYETKPVDSDKQWEHWLATELVLPNKKLDEYTFYKAWDNERPVAMTEKTWFEDGSVTETDQFAMVYEREINSELFEGLQIIAEEKMENNQTQRSVVFSTSIDVSPTDFKIIG